GGTCCGTAAAGCGGTCCAGATGCCATCGCGTATCGACCAGTCCGGGCGCCACCGCATTGACCCGGATGGTGGGCGCGAGCGCGCGCGCGAGCGCGAGGGTCAAGGCATTGAGTGCCCCCTTCGATGCAACATAGGCGGTGGATGTCCCCAAACCGGTCAAGCCGGCCATGGACGAAATGTTCACCACGGTGCCCGCGCCGGCCGACTTCATCGCCGGCACGCACGCGCGAATCATCTGATAGGCGCCGATGACGTTGACGCCATAGATGCGCTGCCAATCCTCGGCTACTAGAGCCTCGAGGTCATCCGCCTCGGCGAACTTGGTAATGCCGGCATTGTTGATGAGGGCATCGATGCGTCCCCAGCGTTCGCGCGCGCGAGCCGCGATGCGCCGGCAGTCGGCGTCGGTGGCCACGTCCCCTTGCACAAGAATCGCCTCCGCGCCCGCTGCCTCGCATTGCGCCAGCGTTGTGCGTGCCTCCGTTTCGCTGCGCGTGTAATTCACCACCACACGGCAACCCTTGCGCGCGAGTTGTACCGCGCAGGCCGCCCCCACACCGGCGGACGAACCCGTCACGATACACACTGATCCGTTCAGTTCCATTTCAATCTCCGGTATTTGGGCAGCGAATTCTAAGGCGGCTATCGCCTAAACGGCCAGTGGTGATTCAG
This region of Betaproteobacteria bacterium genomic DNA includes:
- a CDS encoding SDR family oxidoreductase → MELNGSVCIVTGSSAGVGAACAVQLARKGCRVVVNYTRSETEARTTLAQCEAAGAEAILVQGDVATDADCRRIAARARERWGRIDALINNAGITKFAEADDLEALVAEDWQRIYGVNVIGAYQMIRACVPAMKSAGAGTVVNISSMAGLTGLGTSTAYVASKGALNALTLALARALAPTIRVNAVAPGLVDTRWHLDRFTDRTGYQKFLDSYKASVPLAKVANADDVASVAIWLLEGASHITGEILKVDGGRHLGKGPPRNP